The segment GAAATGTGCCGGCGACATAAAGGCATGGCTCGCCATGGTGGGTACGTCGAGGGGTTTTGCGTACTCGCGGTCGATCAGGTCACGGGCCCGCCGCAAGTCGGTGAGCCTGGCAAGGTCCTCCGGGGTCATGCCACGAGCGTACCTCGGCCCGCTGGGCTTTTCCACGGAGCTTACGGGCCACGGAGCTTGTTGCCCGCGTTAGCTTGCGGCAGATCTGCGTCTCTCCGGCCGTTAGTGCAGGGGCGCCGGCCGCACGCGCACGGGAGCCAGAATTCCGATGATCATGATGGCCGTCATGGAACCGGCCGCCATGATCGCCGCGAGCACCACGATCTGGAAGCGTCCCGCTTCGAGCGGAGAGACACCGCCGAAGATTGCGCCGACGAACGCCCCCGGCAAGGTGACAAGTCCCGTCGTCTTGGTTTGATCGGTGGAGGGGATGAGCGCCGAATAGACCGTGCGCCGGGCGAGATCGAGTGTTGCCTGGCGTGGAGTCGCACCGAGCGCGAGCCAGCCTTCCACCTCCTCCCAATGCTCGTCCACCGACTCTTTGAAACGCCTGCCGGCAAGGACAGCGATGGTCATTCCGTTGCCGATCACGATCCCGCCGATCGCGAGCGCGTAGCGGGGGGTGAACGCGATGGCCCCCGTAGCGAAAATGACGGCGAGGGTTATTGCGATGCCGGCGGCCATCGAGCCGCTGACGAGGCCCAAGTGGGGCATGCTCCAGCCGATGCGGCGGGTGGCAACCATCGCGGCCACTGCAAACATGACGAGAAGTGCGACGGCGACCCATAGCGGGCTGGAGATCACTCCCCCGAGAATGAAACTGATGGCGGCGAGCTGGACGGCTCCGCGGAGGATAGCCAGGGCAGGTGCGAAGGGGTGCGGGGTCTTGAACGCCAAGAGTAGCGTCAACGTGGCTGCCATCAGGATGCCGACGCCAAGGAAAGTCGGCAGGAATTCGGCGAAACCGGGCATGGAGCCAGCTTAGCGACTGCCGCAAGACACTTGGCCTTGCGGTTAATATCGACAAGTGTAAATATATACAGGTGTCTATGTCATTGGAGTTAACGCCCGTCCAAGCGATTGCGTGTTGTTCGCCCCTTTCGAGGGTGCCGTTGTCCGAATCGGAAGCGGACGGGATCGTGCCCCTGCTGAAGGCGTTGGGCGATCCGGTGCGGTTGCGGCTGATGTCCTTGGTAGCGTCCCACGCCGGCGGCGAAGCCTGCGTGTGCGACCTCAACGACGCCTTTGAGCTTTCGCAGCCGACCATCAGCCACCACCTGAAGGTCCTGCACGAGGCAGGTCTGCTGGATCGGGAAAAGCGCGGCGTGTGGGTCTACTACCGTGCGCGCACCGATGCGTTGGAGAACCTTGCCGCACTCATCGGGGGAAAGAGCCTGTGAGCGTTCTCCAGCGGCGGGCCCTGGCGGAGTTCGTCGGCACCGCCTTTCTGGTCATGGCCGCGGTCGGCTCCGGCGTGATGGCCTCGCGCCTGTCCCCGAACGACGTCGGACTGCAGCTCCTGCAGAGCAGCATCGCCACGGGCGCCGCACTCGTGGCGCTGATCCTGGCCCTGCAGCCGGTCTCGGCATCCTTCAATCCGATAGTCACTTTGGTCGAGCGTTTCCTGGGGATGGTGGACACACGCACCGCCATGGGACTGATCGTCGCCCAATTCGCCGGGGGCCTGGCTGGAGCAATACTCGCCAACCTCATGTTCGGTCTCGACGCCGTAACCCTGTCCTCGCACGAACGCGCCGGAACAGGGCTGTGGCTTGGCGAGATCATCGCGACCGCGGGACTGCTCCTGATCATCTTCGGCACCCTCCGCTCCGGCCGGACCGAGCGGGTGGCATTCGCCGTCGGCGGCTACATCACGGCGGCCTACTGGTTCACCAGCTCCACTAGTTTCGCCAACCCCGCCGTGACGGTGGCCCGGACCATCACCGACACCGTCGCCGGCATCGCCCCCGCCTCGGCGCCGGCGTTCATCCTCGCCCAGCTGCTGGGCGGCGCCGCCGGGTTCTTCCTGATCCGCGCCCTCTACCCAGCCGTTCCTGCCTTAACTGCGCCCGCTGCCGCGGATGCGGCTGATCGAAAGGTCCTCTCATGAGCACTGAAACCGCCAAGAAACCGTCCGTTCTCTTCGTCTGCGTGCACAACGCAGGCCGGTCCCAGATGGCCGCCGCGTTCCTCACCACCCTGGCCCAAGGGCGGATCGAGGTCCGCTCCGCCGGGTCCCAGCCCGCTGACCAAGTCAACCCTGCCGCCGTCGAAGCCATGGCCGAGCTGGGCATCGACATGTCCACCGAAATTCCCAAGGTCCTCACCACTGAGGCCGTGAAGGAATCCGACGTCGTCATCACCATGGGCTGCGGCGACGAGTGCCCCTATTTCCCAGGCAAACGCTACGAAGATTGGGTTCTCGAGGACCCTGCCGGCCAGGGAATAGAAGCCGTGCGTCCCATCCGGGACGAGATCAAGTCACGCATTGAGGGCCTGATCGAATCCCTCACCCCCGCCACGTAACGCTATCGCCAGGCACCTCGTATGAACCGCAGAGCCACGGATGCAACAGGGGACATCATGGATTCGACAAAGAAACTGCCCGTTGCCGTGATCGGTGCCGGGCCGATAGGCCTGGCCGCCGCCGCGCACCTCTTGGAGCGCGGACTGGAACCGGTGATCTTCGAAGCGGGCCCAACCGCGGGTGCGGCGATCGAGCAGTGGCGCCACATCCGCCTTTTCTCGCCGTGGCGATTCAACCTCGACGCCGCGGCCGTCCGCCTGCTTGAGGCTTCCGGCTGGGAGACCCCGCGCCTGACCGCGCTGCCCTATGGTGGGGAACTCATCGAGAAGTATCTGACCCCCTTGGCCGCCCTCCCCGCTATCACTTCCCGTCTCCAGACGGGAGCCCGCGTTGTCGCGGTCACCCGTGCGGGCATGGACAAAACACATGTCCGCGACCGCGACACGACCCCTTTCACCGTCCGGGTCCACCACGGAGGCGGGGAAGTGCGAGACCACGCCGTGGCAGCCGTGATCGATGCCTCCGGCACGTGGTCCACCCGCAATCCGCTTGGCACCTCGGGACTGCCAGCCATCGGCGAGAACGCGTCCGCTGACCGGATTTCTTCGCCCCTTCCCGACGTCACCGGACGGGACCGCGCAGCGTTTGCCGGCCGCCGGATCCTGGTAGTCGGAGCCGGGCACTCCGCGGCGAACACCCTGATCAACCTCACGGATCTGGCCAAGGATGCACCCGGAACCAGGATCCTGTGGGCCATCCGCGGAGCATCGGCGGAAAAGGTCTATGGCGGCGGCGACGCCGATGGCCTGCCCGCCCGCGGGCAGCTCGGATCCCGGCTCCGCCGCCTGGTCAACGCCGGAGCCATCGAACTGCACACCGGCTACAACATCGCTGCCCTGAATACCCTCGACACCCAGGTGAGCGTTGAGGCCGTCGACGGGCGCAGCCTGGAAGCCGACATCATCATCCCTTGCACCGGATTCCGCCCCGAGCTGGAGATCCTGCGCGAACTCCGCCTCAACCTGGACCCCGCCGTCGAAGCACCGCTCGAATTGGGTCCACTCATCGACCCCGAGTTCCACTCCTGTGGCACCGTCCCGCCTCATGGGGCCAAGCTGCTGGCCCACCCGGAGAAGGATTTCTACATCGTGGGCATGAAGTCCTACGGCCGGGCCCCGACCTTCCTCCTGGCCACGGGCTACGAACAAGTACGTTCCGTCGCCGCCGCGCTGGCCGGTGACCAGGCCGCAGCCGACACCGTCCACCTTGAACTGCCCGAAACCGGGGTCTGTTCCACGGACGGCGGCAGCAGCTGCGACGTTCCCTCCCCGGGCAAGGCAGCATCGGAGGACACCGGCTGCTGCGCAGCACCCGAGCCGGTCCTCATCGGCTTCCCCACCGGGCTTTCGCACGGACGCACCGGTGGACTCTGACCCCCACCCGCCGCCGGGTGCTGGGAACGTCCAAACACGAGGAAGAATCGTAGGCATGACTGACATCA is part of the Arthrobacter methylotrophus genome and harbors:
- a CDS encoding ABC transporter permease; translation: MPGFAEFLPTFLGVGILMAATLTLLLAFKTPHPFAPALAILRGAVQLAAISFILGGVISSPLWVAVALLVMFAVAAMVATRRIGWSMPHLGLVSGSMAAGIAITLAVIFATGAIAFTPRYALAIGGIVIGNGMTIAVLAGRRFKESVDEHWEEVEGWLALGATPRQATLDLARRTVYSALIPSTDQTKTTGLVTLPGAFVGAIFGGVSPLEAGRFQIVVLAAIMAAGSMTAIMIIGILAPVRVRPAPLH
- a CDS encoding metalloregulator ArsR/SmtB family transcription factor gives rise to the protein MSLELTPVQAIACCSPLSRVPLSESEADGIVPLLKALGDPVRLRLMSLVASHAGGEACVCDLNDAFELSQPTISHHLKVLHEAGLLDREKRGVWVYYRARTDALENLAALIGGKSL
- a CDS encoding aquaporin → MSVLQRRALAEFVGTAFLVMAAVGSGVMASRLSPNDVGLQLLQSSIATGAALVALILALQPVSASFNPIVTLVERFLGMVDTRTAMGLIVAQFAGGLAGAILANLMFGLDAVTLSSHERAGTGLWLGEIIATAGLLLIIFGTLRSGRTERVAFAVGGYITAAYWFTSSTSFANPAVTVARTITDTVAGIAPASAPAFILAQLLGGAAGFFLIRALYPAVPALTAPAAADAADRKVLS
- a CDS encoding arsenate reductase ArsC, with protein sequence MSTETAKKPSVLFVCVHNAGRSQMAAAFLTTLAQGRIEVRSAGSQPADQVNPAAVEAMAELGIDMSTEIPKVLTTEAVKESDVVITMGCGDECPYFPGKRYEDWVLEDPAGQGIEAVRPIRDEIKSRIEGLIESLTPAT
- a CDS encoding FAD-dependent oxidoreductase — encoded protein: MDSTKKLPVAVIGAGPIGLAAAAHLLERGLEPVIFEAGPTAGAAIEQWRHIRLFSPWRFNLDAAAVRLLEASGWETPRLTALPYGGELIEKYLTPLAALPAITSRLQTGARVVAVTRAGMDKTHVRDRDTTPFTVRVHHGGGEVRDHAVAAVIDASGTWSTRNPLGTSGLPAIGENASADRISSPLPDVTGRDRAAFAGRRILVVGAGHSAANTLINLTDLAKDAPGTRILWAIRGASAEKVYGGGDADGLPARGQLGSRLRRLVNAGAIELHTGYNIAALNTLDTQVSVEAVDGRSLEADIIIPCTGFRPELEILRELRLNLDPAVEAPLELGPLIDPEFHSCGTVPPHGAKLLAHPEKDFYIVGMKSYGRAPTFLLATGYEQVRSVAAALAGDQAAADTVHLELPETGVCSTDGGSSCDVPSPGKAASEDTGCCAAPEPVLIGFPTGLSHGRTGGL